The following coding sequences lie in one Sesamum indicum cultivar Zhongzhi No. 13 linkage group LG9, S_indicum_v1.0, whole genome shotgun sequence genomic window:
- the LOC105170152 gene encoding pentatricopeptide repeat-containing protein At5g48730, chloroplastic isoform X1 — translation MASLPGPTNPFPPPLNRPTQSRNRHRLHPPLAVSETRLDLAKLKEVEARERKEETNRKIASQKAISIILRREATKAVIEKKKGNSKKLLPRTVLEALHDRITALRWESALKVFELLREQLWYRPNSGIYIKLIVMLGKCKQPEKAHTLFQAMIDEGCVVDREAYTALMSAYSRSGLFDKAFYILEKMKTISDCQPDVYTYSILIKSCLQVNDFGKVQSLLSDMEIQGIKPNTITYNTLLDAYGKAKKFIEMESLLVQMLRQRECQPDVWTMNSSLRAFGGSGQIEMMEKCYEKFQRAGIEPNIKTFNILLDSYGKTGNYEKMSSVMQYMQKYHFSWTLVTYNIVIDAFGRAGDLKQMEFLFRLMQSERIKPNCVTLCSLVRAYGNAGKAEKITAVLRFIDNSDVMLDTVFFNCLVDSYGMMGCFAEMKGVIEMMKRRGCEPDKITYRTMIKAYTLSGMTSQAKELQNELASLRGFP, via the exons ATGGCGTCCCTCCCCGGACCTACAAACCCCTTCCCGCCGCCCCTCAACCGCCCGACCCAGTCCCGCAACCGGCACCGACTCCACCCACCGCTCGCCGTAAGTGAAACAAGACTCGACCTCGCGAAGCTGAAGGAGGTAGAAGCGAGAGAGAGGAAAGAGGAAACGAACAGAAAAATAGCTTCCCAAAAGGCCATTTCCATTATACTGAGGAGAGAAGCCACAAAGGCAGTCATCGAGAAGAAGAAGGGGAATTCCAAGAAACTGCTGCCCCGAACTGTTCTTGAAGCCCTTCACGACCGCATCACCGCTCTACGCTGGGAGTCTGCTCTCAAG GTTTTCGAACTCCTTCGTGAGCAACTTTGGTACAGACCCAACTCTGGTATATACATCAAGCTAATTGTCATGCTTGGCAAATGCAAGCAACCTGAAAAAGCTCATACCTTATTTCAGGCAATGATTGATGAAGGGTGTGTTGTGGACCGTGAAGCTTACACTGCCCTTATGTCTGCCTACAGTCGAAGTGGCCTTTTTGACAAAgcgttttatattttagaaaaaatgaagacgATATCTGACTGTCAACCTGATGTCTACACGTACTCAATCCTCATTAAGTCGTGTCTCCAAGTTAATGACTTCGGCAAAGTGCAATCTCTGCTGTCTGACATGGAAATACAGGGAATCAAGCCTAACACGATCACATACAACACTCTCCTTGATGCTTATGGAAAAGCAAAGAA GTTCATAGAGATGGAATCTTTACTTGTGCAAATGCTTAGACAACGGGAATGCCAACCCGATGTGTGGACCATGAACTCATCACTGAGAGCTTTCGGCGGCAGTGGACAAATCGAAATGATGGAAAAGTGCTACGAAAAGTTTCAGAGAGCAGGCATCGAACCCAACATCAAGACATTCAACATACTCTTGGATTCGTATGGCAAAACAGGGAACTACGAGAAAATGAGCTCTGTAATGCAATACATGCAGAAATACCACTTCTCTTGGACCCTTGTCACGTACAATATTGTCATAGATGCATTTGGAAGAGCCGGTGATTTAAAACAGATGGAATTCTTGTTCCGGCTGATGCAGTCCGAGAGGATAAAACCAAATTGTGTCACACTTTGTTCGCTGGTAAGAGCTTATGGGAATGCCGGAAAAGCTGAAAAAATTACAGCCGTCTTACGGTTCATCGATAACTCTGACGTTATGCTTGATACTGTGTTCTTTAACTGCTTAGTTGACTCATATGGGATGATGGGATGCTTTGCGGAGATGAAAGGTGTGATTGAGATGATGAAGAGGAGAGGCTGTGAGCCCGATAAGATCACTTACCGAACAATGATAAAAGCGTATACACTCAGCGGAATGACCAGCCAGGCCAAAGAGCTTCAGAATGAACTTGCTTCACTGAGAGGATTTCCTTAG
- the LOC105170151 gene encoding UDP-glycosyltransferase 87A1-like, giving the protein MAPAARTDPIMTCHVVAVPYPGRGHVNPMMNLCKLLTNSKPDLLITVVVTEEWLGIIGSEEKPPGICFASIPNVLPSELVRASDMPTFVGATQTKMEEPFELLLDRLDAPVNFIIADTFLYWAVEVGKRRNIPVASLWPMPASVFSVFYHFDLLERNGHHPFELSERGEERVEYIPGIPSIRLADTPSLAHMKDQRLLRLVRRIFPNVSKAQYLLISSIFELEPQVIEALKQEFSFPVHTFGPAIPYFNLRKATSFLTSQNDHDHHYFEWLNSQPPCSVLYVSLGSFLSVSSAQMDEFADGLRESGVRFLWVARGEATRLQERCGDVGRVVPWCEQLKVLCHSSVGGFWTHCGWNSTMEAIFAGVPVIAFPLTMDQTTIRKHVVEDWKMGWDAKKGLEAGNLLRSARIAELVKKLMDLECVERKEIAARAKELQKVTLQAVSEGGSSKANLTSFLDDIASFS; this is encoded by the exons ATGGCGCCGGCGGCGAGAACCGACCCAATCATGACATGCCACGTGGTGGCCGTCCCTTATCCCGGCAGGGGCCACGTCAACCCCATGATGAACCTCTGCAAGCTACTCACCAATTCCAAGCCCGATCTCCTCATCACCGTCGTAGTCACGGAGGAGTGGCTCGGCATCATCGGCTCCGAGGAGAAGCCGCCAGGTATTTGCTTCGCCTCCATCCCGAACGTCTTGCCGTCGGAGTTGGTTCGCGCCTCCGACATGCCGACCTTCGTGGGGGCTACCCAGACTAAGATGGAGGAGCCGTTTGAGCTGCTGCTCGACCGGCTCGACGCGCcggttaattttataattgccGATACGTTCTTGTACTGGGCGGTTGAGGTTGGGAAGCGGAGGAATATTCCGGTAGCGTCACTCTGGCCGATGCCCGCATCGGTGTTCTCGGTATTTTACCATTTTGATCTCCTCGAACGGAACGGCCATCACCCCTTCGAATTATCTG AAAGAGGGGAAGAACGAGTGGAGTACATCCCTGGAATCCCTTCGATTCGTTTGGCGGATACTCCCTCCCTTGCCCACATGAAGGATCAACGACTGCTTCGTCtagtccgtagaatttttccaAACGTATCCAAGGCACAATATCTGTTGATTTCTTCCATCTTTGAGCTAGAACCACAAGTTATAGAAGCTCTGAAGCAAGAATTCTCATTCCCTGTACACACGTTTGGCCCTGCCATACCTTACTTCAATCTCAGAAAAGCTACTTCTTTCTTGACTAGTCAGAATGATCACGACCATCACTATTTTGAGTGGTTGAACTCTCAACCTCCATGTTCGGTTCTATATGTGTCGTTGGGAAGCTTCCTCTCGGTTTCAAGTGCCCAAATGGATGAATTTGCTGATGGATTGCGTGAAAGTGGCGTTAGGTTCTTGTGGGTGGCTCGTGGGGAGGCCACGAGGCTGCAAGAACGATGTGGGGACGTGGGGAGAGTGGTGCCTTGGTGTGAGCAGCTGAAGGTGTTGTGCCACTCGTCGGTTGGTGGATTCTGGACACACTGCGGGTGGAATTCGACGATGGAAGCTATTTTTGCTGGTGTGCCGGTAATAGCTTTTCCTCTAACAATGGATCAGACCACCATCCGTAAGCATGTTGTTGAGGACTGGAAGATGGGGTGGGATGCTAAGAAAGGGTTGGAGGCTGGGAATTTGTTGAGGAGTGCGAGAATTGCTGAGCTTGTTAAGAAGTTGATGGATTTGGAATGCGTCGAGCGGAAGGAGATCGCTGCGAGGGCTAAAGAACTGCAGAAGGTGACTTTACAAGCAGTTTCAGAAGGAGGGTCGTCCAAGGCGAATCTCACTTCTTTCCTCGATGATATTGCATCGTTTAGCTGA
- the LOC105170254 gene encoding uncharacterized protein LOC105170254, with the protein MADLNNEQELTQLEKDALYLHPSEHASMVLSSSPLDGTNFLPWSRAVYVALGTKMKLGFIDGSLPRPMIGTTNFEQWRRVDLMVTSWIWNSISRDLVEGFMYVSSSRELWLEIQARYGRSNGPMVYHLQREIASIAQGDMSLTAYMTKFKKLWSELLCLSPTPSCTCGECSCGVNRAITAKDEAT; encoded by the coding sequence TTTATATTTGCATCCCTCGGAGCATGCAAGTATGGTTTTATCTTCGTCACCGCTAGATGGCACGAACTTTCTGCCCTGGAGTCGGGCAGTGTATGTTGCACTCGGAACCAAGATGAAGCTTGGTTTTATTGATGGGTCACTTCCTAGACCCATGATTGGTACTACGAATTTTGAACAATGGAGGCGAGTGGATTTGATGGTCACCTCTTGGATCTGGAACTCTATTTCCAGAGATCTTGTTGAAGGATTTATGTATGTCTCATCATCCCGTGAATTGTGGCTTGAAATTCAAGCCAGATATGGGCGTAGCAATGGCCCTATGGTATATCATCTCCAACGGGAGATTGCGTCTATTGCTCAGGGAGACATGTCCCTGACAGCGTACAtgacaaaatttaagaaactGTGGAGCGAGTTGCTGTGTTTGTCCCCCACACCGAGTTGCACATGTGGGGAGTGTTCTTGTGGAGTTAACAGAGCCATTACAGCAAAGGATGAAGCCACCTAA
- the LOC105170153 gene encoding LOW QUALITY PROTEIN: chromatin modification-related protein EAF1 B (The sequence of the model RefSeq protein was modified relative to this genomic sequence to represent the inferred CDS: deleted 2 bases in 2 codons) has translation MHGCSSTSVPIVNAEVDSMGRVVEGGVGIAKRTSPLKTAIEKVQAELRQEYGVRDERKRELEFLERGGNPLDFKLGNGASVSVQSTSITDLHPDQIVTSEAKGSFAFTASPHGDSVESSDRPGATPCEPNSADNLMLFDAEQEFSEGGRSFLHPRRSTVVPSDQSFHIDGNRKTQEHGDSAAFGLPRKAYKRRYRSRPNRDGARSGSTDVNPTRGYHASSIPSRHGPRDAQGLTSDTENQHISLDPKPASLIDGNLHKTVSGDGQPDMELDSLKSVESTKDLIKGVPDATLDVIAPRNSHNEQGNQQSLSGAAKTPNQIDSSRTEAIQAIEKMNSVIVGCETSATNTVENQSSSCQINGFSRNKVDEKTNDAQTRSAPCSINLLGSESFCTRTXXXXEMCTGTMNVDSNGNLNNPTLQVVASVIESDKFVKEKKDTAGIDSSTLVNKETASQIQQENGFRLQPEEESDRDKYAFISEVKNKEVEGVEVGGSTRSESGRKSMDPLVENTGSQIETSYDVRRQDSIDVSGSGLHDSRFLPRVSNVSIEAQTSSGPDSFASKIDEDSVLKEAQIIEAKRKRIAALSIMTNPTEIRWKFHWDYVLEEMAWLANDFAQERIWKIAAASQISFRVAVTCRLRKQEKGSGMVAKAVAHTLAKAVMEFWHAVDTGKELEQQRQKNGALSVQAYAVRFLKHNKHNVTHDQADVPLTPDRISDSGIVDQSYSWEDNLTEENLFYRVPTGAMETYRKSIESLVAQCERNGVTVQEEVETSACDAAAESQDNAFDEDEGETSTYNMSVVFEGSKSSRYGEKKRKHLTHAYGARLYEMGSNLLPMHCAENKVVTQQSALLAKRPGGSLNVSIPTKRVRTASRRVIGPFNAGASGFQLPNKTDASSGDTNSFQDDQSTLRGGLIVPNSLEVESAADFERQLPFESAEVSTKPKKKKKAKHLNAEQRWQVDSSFQNEQFPRDHLKKRSDSHQLEYNGTSGLLGQPMIKKPKIMRQSQDNSFDNMPPSGGSVPSPVASQISNMSNPNKFIKMLGGRDRGRKAKAVKMPSGHPGSGSPWSLFEDQALVVLAHDLGPNWELVSDAINSTLHFKCIFRKAKECKERHNFLMDRTSGDGADSAEDSGSSQPYPSTLPGIPKGSARQLFQRLQGPMEEDILKSHFEKIIMIGQKQHHCKTQNDNQDPRQLQQPHSSHTTAFSQLCPNNLNGGPILTPLDLCDAAISGPDMLSLGYQGPHSGVLAIPNQGTFTPMFPASGASSVLQGSPNMMIGSNLSSSPGPLNSSASKDARYVVPRSGSVSADEQQRIQPYNQMIPGRNIPQPNISRPGALPGTDRGVRILPGGNGMGMMPSVNRGMPMPRPGLQGIPSSSMVNSGSMVSPGMSSANMHAGVSAGQGSSMLRPREALHMMRPGPSQDSQRQMMVADLQMPGNSQGMSQFGGLSSPFPNQSASPPVSSYPVHHQPSHPISPQQPQVLSPHHPHFQGSATHGPSPQQQAYAIRLAKERQLQQRLXXXQPQQQFAASNSLMPHVTSQPQLPISSAMQNSSQGKAQTSSPPVSLSPLTSTPSMNSITQHQQKHQTATQGAVRNAQAVGSGLATQTSKQRQRQQHQFSQANRQHPQQRQQLQAQQQAKFAKGVGRGNLMMHHNIPTESSVLNGVSTNPGNQCSEKGEPATPLVQNQGLYTGSALNTVLPTRQYAASQSPNQSLPQQKMYSSQGSSSSKHLQMTSQSDSSCQGQVPPVAPPVPSTGPQSGPSVTIAGSNHLQAPPHQKLLNQNQSARVVQKNRQINSDQSTKPQGRDADADHHPTSSSTEMDTMTALPQTCNTATNIVQNVSPPSAHKRHASEPLLDSNALNSPANLSPSVSMPSNSSESVPQVGKGVTQRPSASLPTGTDVSVQWQKQHQSQGQQPHSPVPALQQHQQPPVHTQQQAQLLQAGNGNLYGRSNDPR, from the exons ATGCATGGATGTAGTTCAACATCTGTTCCAATAGTCAATGCCGAAGTTGATTCTATGGGCAGAGTTGTTGAAGGCGGAGTTGGTATTGCTAAGAGAACTTCTCCGCTGAAAACAGCAATAGAGAAGGTTCAAGCAGAGCTCAG GCAAGAGTATGGTGTTCGGGAcgaaaggaaaagagaactGGAATTTCTTGAGAGA GGTGGAAACCCCTTAGATTTTAAGCTCGGAAATGGTGCTTCAGTTAGTGTCCAGTCAACTTCAATTACTGATCTACATCCTGATCAGATTGTGACCAG TGAAGCAAAAGGTAGTTTTGCATTTACTGCTTCACCTCATGGAGACTCTGTGGAGAGTAGCGATAGACCTGGGGCAACTCCTTGTGAACCCAATAGCGCTGATAATCTCATGTTATTTGATGCTGAGCAAGAATTTTCTGAAGGTGGTCGGAGTTTCTTGCATCCCAGGAGGAGTACTGTTGTGCCATCTGATCAGTCATTCCACATAGATGGGAACCGCAAAACTCAGGAGCATGGGGATTCAGCTGCTTTTGGACTCCCTAGAAAAGCGTACAAGAGAAGGTACAGGTCCCGACCCAATCGTGATGGAGCTAGGTCAGGTTCAACTGATGTGAATCCAACTCGTGGTTATCATGCCTCTTCTATACCTTCTCGCCATGGCCCCAGGGATGCGCAAGGATTGACATCGGATACAGAAAATCAACATATATCATTGGATCCAAAGCCTGCAAGTCTAATAGATGGTAACCTTCATAAGACTGTCTCAGGAGATGGTCAGCCTGATATGGAGTTGGATAGTTTAAAGTCTGTAGAATCAACCAAGGATCTGATTAAAGGTGTTCCAGATGCTACATTGGATGTTATTGCTCCCAGAAATTCGCACAATGAGCAAGGTAACCAACAATCACTCTCTGGTGCTGCAAAAACTCCTAACCAAATAGATTCTAGTAGGACTGAAGCAATCCAGGCAATAGAAAAGATGAATTCTGTGATTGTTGGGTGTGAGACAAGTGCGACTAACACAGTTGAGAATCAATCTAGTTCCTGTCAGATCAATGGTTTTAGCAGAAATAAAGTAGATGAGAAGACAAATGATGCTCAAACTCGCAGTGCTCCATGCAGCATAAATTTGTTGGGTTCTGAGTCATTTTGCACAAGAACCANNNNN NNNNTTGAAATGTGTACTGGAACAATGAATGTTGACTCTAATGGGAACCTAAACAATCCAACTCTACAAGTAGTGGCCTCAGTTATAGAAAgtgataaatttgtaaaagaaaagaaagatacTGCTGGAATTGATAGTTCTACTCTTGTCAACAAGGAGACGGCTTCTCAAATCCAACAAGAGAATGGTTTTCGACTCCAACCAGAGGAAGAATCAGATAGAGACAAATATGCTTTTATTAGCGaggttaaaaataaagaagttgAGGGAGTGGAAGTCGGTGGGTCCACTAGATCAGAATCTGGGAGAAAATCTATGGATCCTTTGGTTGAAAATACTGGATCACAGATTGAAACATCTTATGATGTTAGGCGTCAGGATTCTATCGATGTCTCAGGTTCAGGTCTCCATGACTCTCGATTCTTGCCTAGGGTTTCTAATGTTTCCATTGAAGCACAAACTTCATCTGGGCCAGACTCATTTGCAAGCAAAATTGATGAAGATTCAGTCTTAAAAGAAGCACAGATAATAGAG GCAAAGCGAAAGAGGATTGCGGCATTATCCATTATGACTAATCCGACGGAGATTCGCTGGAAATTTCATTGGGATTATGTGCTTGAAGAAATGGCATGGTTGGCAAATGATTTTGCACAG GAGCGTATTTGGAAAATAGCTGCTGCATCTCAAATATCTTTTCGGGTTGCTGTTACTTGTCGGTtgagaaaacaagaaaaaggttCTGGCATGGTTGCAAAGGCCGTTGCTCATACCTTGGCTAAAGCTGTCATGGAGTTTTGGCATGCTGTG GATACAGGCAAAGAATTGGAGCAGCAACGTCAAAAGAATGGGGCACTTTCTGTTCAGGCTTATGCTGTCAGATTTCTGAAACATAATAAACACAATGTTACTCATGACCAAGCTGATGTGCCATTAACACCAGATAGGATCTCCGACTCAGGAATTGTGGACCAGTCATACTCATGGGAGGATAATTTGACAGAA GAGAACCTCTTCTACAGAGTCCCCACTGGAGCTATGGAGACCTATAGAAAGTCAATTGAATCTCTTGTAGCTCAGTGTGAG AGAAATGGAGTCACTGTGCAAGAGGAAGTGGAGACATCTGCATGTGATGCTGCAGCAG AATCCCAAGATAATGCATTTGACGAGGATGAGGGGGAAACAAGCACATATAACATGTCAGTGGTCTTTGAAGGTAGCAAGTCTTCGAGATATGGCGAAAAGAAGCGAAAACACTTGACACATGCATATGGTGCAAGGTTGTATGAGATGGGCTCCAATTTGTTGCCAATGCACTGTGCTGAAAATAAAGTAGTGACCCAACAATCTGCTTTATTGGCAAAGCGGCCAGGAGGAAGTCTTAATGTGTCAATTCCAACAAAACGTGTGCGAACTGCTTCCAGGAGAGTTATTGGACCATTTAATGCAGGAGCATCTGGATTTCAGCTGCCAAATAAAACAGATGCTTCAAGTGGTGATACCAATTCGTTTCAGGATGACCAGAGTACTCTACGTGGTGGGTTGATTGTTCCAAATAGTTTGGAAGTTGAATCTGCTGCAGATTTTGAAAGGCAACTACCATTTGAGTCTGCAGAGGTATCAACAAAacccaagaagaagaagaaagcaaaGCATCTG AATGCTGAACAGAGATGGCAGGTTGATTCCAGCTTTCAAAATGAGCAG TTTCCAAGGGATCATTTGAAAAAGAGGTCGGACAGTCATCAACTTGAGTATAATGGAACCAGTG GTTTATTGGGTCAGCCCATGATAAAGAAGCCGAAGATTATGAGGCAATCGCAGGATAACTCTTTTGACAATATGCCACCAAGTGGTGGGTCTGTTCCTTCTCCAGTAGCCTCCCAAATAAGTAACATGTccaatccaaataaatttataaaaatgctTGGTGGCCGGGATAGGGGTAGGAAAGCTAAAGCGGTAAAG ATGCCTTCTGGGCACCCAGGTTCAGGAAGTCCATGGTCACTCTTTGAGGATCAG GCACTTGTTGTCCTGGCACATGACCTCGGGCCCAACTGGGAACTTGTAAGTGATGCTATCAACAGTACTTTGCATTTCAAG tgCATATTCCGCAAAGCTAAAGAATGCAAGGAGCGTCATAACTTTTTGATGGATAGAACTTCTGGTGATGGGGCGGATAGTGCTGAAGATTCTGGATCTTCACAGCCTTACCCTTCTACTTTACCTGGGATTCCCAAG GGGAGTGCCAGACAGTTGTTTCAACGTTTACAGGGGCCAATGGAAGAAGATATACTCAAATCCCATTTTGAGAAGATAATAATGATTGGACAGAAACAACATCATTGTAAGACTCAG AATGATAACCAGGATCCCAGACAACTCCAGCAACCTCACAGCTCTCATACAACTGCCTTTTCCCAACTTTGTCCAAATAACCTGAATGGAGGACCAATTTTAAC GCCTCTGGACTTGTGTGACGCCGCCATTTCTGGCCCTGATATGCTTTCTCTTGGATACCAAGGGCCACATTCTGGTGTGTTGGCTATTCCAAATCAGGGTACATTCACCCCAATGTTTCCTGCATCTGGTGCCAGTTCTGTATTGCAAGGATCCCCAAATATGATGATTGGCAGTAATCTTTCATCTTCACCTGGCCCTCTCAATTCATCTGCCAG TAAGGATGCTAGATATGTGGTTCCCAGGTCTGGATCTGTATCAGCTGATGAACAGCAGAGGATCCAGCCATATAACCAAATGATACCCGGTAGAAACATACCACAACCCAATATCTCTCGTCCTGGAGCTCTTCCAGGAACTGATCGTGGAGTTCGTATTCTTCCTGGTGGCAATGGCATGGGAATGATGCCCAGTGTTAACAGAGGCATGCCAATGCCCAGACCCGGTCTCCAAGGAATTCCTTCATCTTCTATGGTGAACTCTGGAAGTATGGTTTCCCCTGGTATGTCATCGGCAAATATGCACGCCGGAGTAAGTGCTGGTCAGGGAAGCTCGATGTTGAGACCTCGTGAAGCTTTGCACATGATGCGG CCTGGCCCGAGTCAGGATTCACAACGGCAGATGATGGTGGCTGACCTTCAGATGCCTGGAAACAGCCAAGGAATGTCTCAATTTGGTGGGTTAAGTTCCCCTTTTCCTAACCAGTCTGCTTCTCCACCAGTGTCGTCATACCCAGTCCACCATCAGCCCTCCCATCCAATATCACCACAACAGCCACAAGTTCTTAGTCCGCATCACCCACATTTTCAAGGATCGGCGACCCATGGCCCCAGCCCCCAGCAGCAAGCTTATGCAATTCGCTTGGCTAAAGAAAGGCAGTTACAGCAACGGCTT NNNNNNNNNCAGCCGCAACAACAGTTTGCTGCATCTAATTCTTTGATGCCGCATGTAACGTCACAGCCTCAACTTCCTATCTCATCTGCTATGCAAAATAGTTCACAAGGTAAAGCCCAAACAAGTTCTCCACCGGTGTCACTCTCTCCCTTGACATCGACCCCTTCAATGAATTCAATAACTCAGCATCAGCAGAAACATCAAACAGCGACTCAGGGAGCTGTACGAAATGCACAAGCTGTTGGCAGTGGGTTAGCCACTCAGACAAGCAAGCAACGGCAAAGGCAACAACATCAGTTTTCCCAAGCTAATAGGCAACACCCTCAGCAACGTCAGCAGCTACAAGCTCAACAGCAAGCTAAATTTGCCAAAGGAGTTGGTAGAGGGAACCTGATGATGCATCACAACATCCCAACAGAGTCCTCTGTACTAAATGGGGTTTCAACAAATCCAGGGAATCAGTGTTCAGAGAAAGGAGAGCCAGCCACTCCTTTAGTGCAAAATCAGGGGTTGTATACTGGTTCAGCACTAAATACTGTACTACCAACAAGGCAATATGCTGCTTCACAATCACCCAATCAGTCCTTGCCTCAGCAAAAGATGTATTCTAGCCAAGGTTCCTCGTCTTCGAAACATCTTCAAATGACTTCTCAGTCTGATAGTAGCTGTCAAGGTCAGGTTCCACCGGTTGCTCCTCCTGTTCCATCTACTGGACCTCAGTCTGGGCCATCTGTGACCATTGCTGGGTCAAACCACCTACAAGCACCACCCCACCAAAAGTTGTTGAATCAAAACCAATCAGCACGAGTGGTTCAAAAAAATCGCCAGATTAATTCTGACCAATCAACTAAACCTCAAGGTAGAGATGCTGATGCTGATCATCATCCAACAAGCAGCTCTACTGAGATGGATACAATGACAGCATTACCTCAGACCTGTAACACTGCAACcaatatagttcaaaatgtTTCACCGCCCAGTGCTCATAAACGGCATGCTTCAGAACCATTATTGGATTCAAATGCATTAAATTCACCAGCAAATTTGAGTCCATCGGTGTCTATGCCGTCTAACTCGAGTGAGTCTGTGCCTCAAGTGGGCAAAGGGGTTACCCAGAGACCATCTGCCAGCTTACCTACTGGGACTGATGTTAGTGTGCAATGGCAAAAGCAGCATCAGTCACAAGGACAACAGCCTCACTCGCCAGTTCCCGCACTTCAGCAGCACCAGCAGCCGCCAGTACATACTCAGCAGCAGGCACAACTTCTCCAAGCAGGGAATGGCAATTTGTATGGTAGGTCCAATGACCCCAGATAG
- the LOC105170152 gene encoding pentatricopeptide repeat-containing protein At5g48730, chloroplastic isoform X2: MASLPGPTNPFPPPLNRPTQSRNRHRLHPPLAVSETRLDLAKLKEVEARERKEETNRKIASQKAISIILRREATKAVIEKKKGNSKKLLPRTVLEALHDRITALRWESALKVFELLREQLWYRPNSGIYIKLIVMLGKCKQPEKAHTLFQAMIDEGCVVDREAYTALMSAYSRSGLFDKAFYILEKMKTISDCQPDVYTYSILIKSCLQVNDFGKVQSLLSDMEIQGIKPNTITYNTLLDAYGKAKKFIEMESLLVQMLRQRECQPDVWTMNSSLRAFGGSGQIEMMEKCYEKFQRAGIEPNIKTFNILLDSYGKTGNYEKMSSVMQYMQKYHFSWTLVTYNIVIDAFGRAGDLKQMEFLFRLMQSERIKPNCVTLCSLLTHMG; the protein is encoded by the exons ATGGCGTCCCTCCCCGGACCTACAAACCCCTTCCCGCCGCCCCTCAACCGCCCGACCCAGTCCCGCAACCGGCACCGACTCCACCCACCGCTCGCCGTAAGTGAAACAAGACTCGACCTCGCGAAGCTGAAGGAGGTAGAAGCGAGAGAGAGGAAAGAGGAAACGAACAGAAAAATAGCTTCCCAAAAGGCCATTTCCATTATACTGAGGAGAGAAGCCACAAAGGCAGTCATCGAGAAGAAGAAGGGGAATTCCAAGAAACTGCTGCCCCGAACTGTTCTTGAAGCCCTTCACGACCGCATCACCGCTCTACGCTGGGAGTCTGCTCTCAAG GTTTTCGAACTCCTTCGTGAGCAACTTTGGTACAGACCCAACTCTGGTATATACATCAAGCTAATTGTCATGCTTGGCAAATGCAAGCAACCTGAAAAAGCTCATACCTTATTTCAGGCAATGATTGATGAAGGGTGTGTTGTGGACCGTGAAGCTTACACTGCCCTTATGTCTGCCTACAGTCGAAGTGGCCTTTTTGACAAAgcgttttatattttagaaaaaatgaagacgATATCTGACTGTCAACCTGATGTCTACACGTACTCAATCCTCATTAAGTCGTGTCTCCAAGTTAATGACTTCGGCAAAGTGCAATCTCTGCTGTCTGACATGGAAATACAGGGAATCAAGCCTAACACGATCACATACAACACTCTCCTTGATGCTTATGGAAAAGCAAAGAA GTTCATAGAGATGGAATCTTTACTTGTGCAAATGCTTAGACAACGGGAATGCCAACCCGATGTGTGGACCATGAACTCATCACTGAGAGCTTTCGGCGGCAGTGGACAAATCGAAATGATGGAAAAGTGCTACGAAAAGTTTCAGAGAGCAGGCATCGAACCCAACATCAAGACATTCAACATACTCTTGGATTCGTATGGCAAAACAGGGAACTACGAGAAAATGAGCTCTGTAATGCAATACATGCAGAAATACCACTTCTCTTGGACCCTTGTCACGTACAATATTGTCATAGATGCATTTGGAAGAGCCGGTGATTTAAAACAGATGGAATTCTTGTTCCGGCTGATGCAGTCCGAGAGGATAAAACCAAATTGTGTCACACTTTGTTCGCTG TTGACTCATATGGGATGA